The Actinomadura graeca nucleotide sequence GCCCTACCGGGCACGGGTCCGCTGGGTTGATCCGGTGGACAAGCGGCGCCGCTCGATCTCCGAAGCTGCCCCTGATGAGGACGCGGCGCAGAAGTGGATCGATGAGGTGATGGCGGCTGCGGCGGCGGGCGTGGATCCGGCGACCTTCACGATGTCGCTCGCCGAGTACGGCGGGTGCGTGATGCCGCTGGCCATGCGGGGACTGGAGGCCAAGACCCTGGATCCCTACCTTGCCGGATGGCGGCTGCGGGTGGTCCCCTCGCTGGGTCATCTGCCTGTGCGGCGGATCACCAACGGTGTCGTGGATCGGACCGTGTTCGGCTGGATTGATGAGGGGCACGGCCGGTCAACGGTGAAGAACAGTCTGGCTGCGCTGGTGCGGGTGATGGAACAGGCCGTCCGTGATGGGCTGATCGGCCGTAACCCGGCCCGGATCACTGGCTGGCAGCGTCAGTACCGGCAGGCGTTCGATGAGCTGGACGATCCGCGCGCGCTGGCGTTGCCGGACTGGGCAGCGCTGGTCAAGCTCGCCGATGCGCTCGTGGCTCGTTCCGCCGGCCGATTTGCGGGCTGGGGTGAGGCGGTCGTCTTCGCCGCGTGCACGGCCGCGCGGATCGGTGAGGTGTCGGGTGTGCGGGTCCGCGACATCGACCCGGGCGCCTGGGTGTGGACGGTCTGCCGTCAGACCACGCCGAGTCCCGGCGGCCTGGTGGACAAGGCCACCAAGGGGCGGTGCGCTCGTCGGGTGCCGCTGATCGAAGAGGTGCGTCCGCTGGTGGCCCGGCGGCTGGACAAGCTTCAAGGCCGACCTGATGCCCGGCTGTTCACGGGGCCGCGCGGCGGTCGTCTGACCACTGCGGTTCTGCGGGATGCCACGCATTGGGATGAGGTGGTGACCACACTCGGCTTTGAGAGCCTGCGGCGCCATGACCTGCGGCACACCGGTCTGACCTGGATGGCAGACGCGGGCGTCCCGGTGCATGTGCTGCGGCTGATCGCGGGGCACGGCTCGCTGACGACGACGCAGCGGTACCTGCACCCGGACTTGGATGCGATTGTCGGGGCCGGTGCGGCGCTGAGCGTGCATCTCGCTAAATGATCGTGGTCCCCAAGTGGTCCCCGGCAAAGATCCGCACCGCCCGGTCAGGCGAAAGGTGCGTGTCAATGCGAAAGCCCTGCGACCTCGGCAAACGCCGTGATCGGCAGGGCTTTTCGTGCTGTCGGGACGGCGGGATTTGAACCCACGACCCCTTGACCCCCAGTCAAGTGCGCTGCCAAACTGCGCTACGTCCCGGTGCCCGCCGGAGCAGGCGTGATTACTGTAGCGCAGTCTGCGTGCGAGTGCGTACCGGGTTGAGGGCGGTCTGGTAGGCATGCCTCGTGGTGACTTTGGTGGCGCGGGCCGGGGCGGCTCTGGTGCTCGGGGCTCTGGTGTGCGGGTGCGGGGCGGACGAGCCGTCCGGGGCCAGTAGTCCGGTGGCGACGCCTTCCGCTGCCGGTGGGAGTCCGCGGGTGACGAGCCGGGCGCCGGTGCCTCGGGTGCGGGTGCCCGTGGGGGTGCGTGCCGCCTACATGGTGTACGACCGGAAGGCGGGGCGGGTCGTCCTGCAGCGTGGGGCGCGGTGGACGTTCCGGTCGGCTTCGGTGGTGAAGGTCCTGCTGGCGCTGGATTACATGCGGGAGCATGAGGTGTCGGCGGCCGATCGGGTCCTGCTGGGGTCGATGCTGCGGTCCAGTGATGACAAGGCGGCGACCGAGTTCTGGCGGCGGGGAGGGCAGGCGGAGGTCATCGGGCGGATGGCGCCGCGGCTGGGGCTGACGGAGACGGCGCCGCCGCCGCGGGACAAGCCCGGGTTCTGGGGGTACACCGCGCTCAGCGCGGAGGACGTCGTGCGGACGTACCGGTATCTGCTGGAGAAGGCGCCCAAGGAGCACCGGGAGTTCGTGGTCGCGCAGCTGCGGAGGTCCACGCCGTGCGGGAAGGACGGGTTCGACCAGACGTTCGGGATCCCGAGGGCGGTGGAGCGGCCGTGGGCCGTGAAGCAGGGGTGGTCGGGGTTCGGGGACGTCCCGGCGGTGCCGTGCAACGGGAACATGCGGCCCGCATCGGCGCCGGGGCTGGGGATCGGGAGGCCGGTGCTGCACACGACCGGGATCGTGGGGGACAGGATCGTGGTCGTGCTGACGCTGCAGCCGGCGGGTTCGTCGTTCCAGGCGGCGTCGGCGCGGGTGACGTCGCTGACGCGGCAGGTCTACCGGGCTTCGGTGCGGTAGGGGCGCAGGCCGCGCTTCTGGTAGTTCGGCAGGGCGTGGGGGTGGTCGAGGGTCGAGGTGTGCAGCCAGACCCTGCGGGCGCCGGGGGTCAGGGTCCACGCCTTGCGGATCGTGAGGGTGAGGGCGTGGCCGCCGATCCCGCGGCCGATCCATTCGGGGAGCAGGCCGAACGAGGTGATCTCGACGTCGTCGCCCTCGACCGCGTAGCGGGCCAGGCCGGCGGGCTCGGTGGTGGTGAGGGCCCAGGAGTGGTGGGGGCGGGAGAGGTGCTCGGCCCACTGCTCGTCGGTCCAGGTGCTGCTGGGCCACTGGTGCGGGGTGCCGACGCGGAGGCTGAGGTCGCGGACGAGGGACGGTCCCGCCGGTTCCATGGTGACGGGCGCGGGGCGCGCGGGGACCAGGTCGTCCGGGCTGGTCATCTCCAGGTACGTGATCGTTTCGCGCATGGGGCTCACTGTAGGAGCGCGCGGTGGGCGCGTTCCACATCGTCGTCCGACGTGCGCCAGTTGCTGAACGCGGCGCGGAGGCCGGGGGAGCCCCAGAGGGTGGTGGGGGTGACGAACACCTCGGGGGAGGCCCTCCTGATGATCTCGTCGGGGGAGCGGGTCTCGTGGGCGAAGCAGACCACGTTGAGGCGGACGGGGGCCAGCAGGCGCCAGCCGGGAGTGGTCTCCAGAAGGGCGCCGAGGCGGTGCGCCTGGGCGATGTTGCGTTCGACGACGGCGCGGTGGCCGTCGCGTCCGTAGGCGCGGAGGGTGAACCAGGCGGGGAGGGCGCGGAAACGGCGGGAGTTCTCGGGTGTCAGGTCGGCGGGGACGTCACCCGGCGCGCCGAGGTAGGGCGCGTCGTTCCGGAAGACGCGGAGCTGGAGGTCGCGGCGGCGGGTGAACTGGACGGCGGAGTCGTAGGGGACGTTCAGCCATTTGTGGAGGTCCACGCAGACGGAGTCGGCCTGGTCGAGGGCGGCGACGAGGCCGGCGTGGGCGGGGGAGAGGGCGGCGAACGCGCCGAACGCGGCGTCCACGTGGAGCCAGAAGGGGTGGCGGTCGCGCAGGGCCGAGATCGCGCCGAGGTCGTCGAAGTCGACGGTGTTCACGGTTCCGGCGTTGGCGACGACGATGGCGGGACGGCCGTCCAGCGCGGTGAGGGCCTCGTCGAGGGCGGTGACGTCGGCGGCCTCGCGTCCCGGCAGGGCCGGGACGGTCCTGAGCCTCTTCCGGCCGATGCCCAGGAGGGAGAGGGCCTTGTGGACGCTGGCGTGCGGCGCCGCGGAGAACACGGTGATCTCGCCGAGGGCGCCGACGCCGTCGTCCGCCACGGAGATCCCCGCGCGTTCGCCCAGCCATTCGCGGGCGATGGCGAGCCCGGTGGCGTTCGACATGGTCGCGCCGGAGACGAGCATGCCGGTGTGGGACGGCAGGCCGAGGATCTCGGCGAGCCAGCCAGTGGTCTCGTCTTCGAGGGCGGGGGCCGAGGAGTCGAGCCGGGACGTCGGGTTCTGGTCGAGGACGCCGGTCAGCCAGTCCCCGGCGAGGGCCGCGGGGGTGACGCCGCCGGTGACGAAACCGAGGTAGCGGGGGCCGGCGCTGCCGGAGAGGCCCGGTTCCCAGCGTTCGGTGAACTCCGCGAGCGCGCCGTCCAGGCCGGTCGGGGCGGGGAGCGGTCTGCGCGGGGGCGGCGGGCGGTCCACGACGGCGGCTGGACGGTCCTCCAGGCCGGCCAGGAGGGCGGCGGCGTGGTGCGAGAGCAGGCCGGGCAGCCGGTCCAGGTCGTCGTGCATGGGCCCACGCTAGGCACCGGTTCCGGGCCGTGTCGCGATCCAATCCAGGGAAGTGGTCCGGTGGTGTGACGCAGATCACTCCGTGGGGCTGGGATGTTTCGGGGAATGGTCACCTGAACCGGTCGTCTTCGGGCTGAAAGGAAAACCAGGGTAAAGATAGGGCCTGCTTACGTGAGGGGTGCGAATACCCCTTCCTCCGCGTATGTAGCTTTTCACTCCCGGGGCCATGTCATGCCGAATGGGGGGACTGGGTGGCGGAAGCCGAGGGCACGCCGGTTGCTCCGGCGGCGGGAACGCCCGCGCCGGCGGGTGCGCACGCCGCCGTGCCGGACCTGGAGGACCTGCGGGGGGCCGCGCACGACCGCGCCGTCCTGTCCGAGGCCCGGGTCGTGCTGGCGCGGCGGCTGGGCGTCCCGCCGGGGGAGGCCCTGCAGCACCTCATCTGGCTGGCGCGCGATCTCGACCTCGAGCTGGCCGAGGCGGCGGGGCTCGTGGTCGGCGTCCGCGACGAGGACGCCGGGGCCGGGCCGATCGGGGCGATCATGGCGGGCCGGGGGGCGCCCCGCGCCGAGGACGCCGGGGCGCGGCAGGCCGTGGTGTCGAAGGCCGAGGACGTGCTGCGCCGCGTCCGGGCCGAGGACACCGCGGGGGACGCGGAGATCATCGCGGGCCTGCCCGAGGACCCGGTGGCCAGGGCCGTGCTGGACGGGACGCTGGACGGCGCGGCGCACCTGGTCCCGGTCCGCGGCCGGGACGGGGAGGTCGTGGACTTCCTGTACGCCGAGCTCAACGAGGTCGCGCGCGACCTGTTCGGCCGGGGCGCGGAGGAGCTGGCGGGGCTGCGGCTGGTGCAGACCGACCCCGGGACGGTCCTGAGCGGCCTGTTCGACGCCTATGTGGAGGTGCTGGAGACCGGGGCGCGGCTGGAGCGCGGGTCGATGACGCACTCCACCGCCCAGGGAGGGCTCTCGCGGACGTCCCGGATGAGCGTGCGCTGCGTGGCGGTGCCCACCGGCGTGTGCGTGACCTGGCGCTACCACCGGGAGGAGGACCGGCAGGCGCGGCGGCTGGAGCGGGTCGAGCGGCTCGCCCTGCTCGGCTTCGGCGAGTGGGACCTCGCGACCGGCGAGGCGGACTGGACGCCGCAGATGCTCGCCAACTACGGGCTGCTCCCCGACGAGGTGCCGCCGATGCCGCACGACCTGCCGAAGGTCGTGGCGGACGACGACCTGCCGCTGGTGGAGGAGGCGGTCCAGACGCTGTTCTCGCGCCGGGAGCCGGTGGAGGCCGAGCACCGCGTCACCGGCCAGGACGGCACGGCCCGGCACCTGTGGGTGTTCGCCGAGCCGGTGCTGGACGCCTCCGGGCTGCCGGTGTCGATCAACATCGTCTCGCAGGACATCACCCGGCGGCGTGGGGTGGAGCGGGCGCTGGCCGAGACCCGCCGTCAGATGCTGGAGCAGCGGGCGAAGACGGCGCAGGAGCGGCGGGTGGCGGTGACGCTGCGGCGTGCCATCCTGCCGGACGAGCACGAGCTGGAGGACCTGCCGGGCCTGCGGGTCGCCCTGCGCAGCCTGGCCGCCGAGAGCACCGCCCGCATCGGCGGGGACTGGTTCGCGACCCGCGCGATGCTGGACGGGCGGGCGCTGTTCGCGATCGGGGACGCCGCCGGGCACGGGCTGCCGGCGGCCGCGGCGATGGCCCGCACCCGCAACGGCCTGCTCGGGCTCGCCTCCACCGGGCAGCCGCCCGGGAAGCTGGTGGGCTGGCTGAACGAGCTGGTCGGCCATATCCAGCCGCCCGCGACGGGAACCGCGGTCGTCGCCCGCTTCGAGCCCCGGCGCCGCGTCCTGGAGTGGACGTGCGCGGGCCATCCGCCGCCGATCCTGGTGCGGGACGGGCGGGCGGCGCCGATGGAGGTGGCGCCGGACCCGATGCTCGGCGCGGTCCCGGGATGGGAGTACGCCACGGTCAAGACCCGGCTGAAGTCGGGCGACCTGGTCTTCCTCTACACCGACGGCCTGGTGGAGCGCAGGGACGCCGACCTGGACGAGCGGATCGGGCGGCTCACGAAGATCCTGCAGGAGTGCTCCTCGGGCCCCGACCTGGTCCTGAACGAGGTGCTCGCGCGGATGGAACACGACCGGGCGGCCGACGACACGACGCTCTTCGCGATCAGCGTGGAGTGAGGCAGGTCACAGCCCTGCCCGGCCGGTGACCCCGCGTGATGCAGGACACGCCGACGCACGGGCGGCCGGCCGATGCCGGGAGCCCGCCACGCGCCGGACTTTCTTTACCCGGCCGTTGCGCAGCCTCGTCAAGGTAAAATCCGAGACCCGCGCTGTGCGGGGAAAACCCGGTGCCATAAGGGCTTTCGCCTGGTCGGACGTCCCTTCCGCGCCGACCTGCGGAAAGATCGGGAAGACCCTGCCGGGTGGCGGCGTTGGGAGTCTCTTGGAAGGCTCTTGAGCAGGCAAGACAGTGCTTTGTGCCTGGTTTGCTTTTCTTGGGATGGTTGGTACCTTCTACCCAATCACCAACGCGTTCCATGCGTTGTGTCCGGTCGCGCCGAGCGCGGCCGCAGGTCGCGGAGCGATGACGCACGCGACGCGCGCCAGGACGATGCGCGCCAGTCAAGATCAGTCGCAGAGATACATCCGACAACGGCATCGCACGGCGCGATGCCAGGCCGAGTCCGTGCCGGTCGTCACGACCGGACGGAGCCGGGGACCCAGGTTCCAGGGGTGAATCGGGGCGCTCTCAGAGCGCGCCGTAGGGCTGCTTCCATGCCCGAATCCGTCAGCTAACCCGGTAGGCGCCATGGAAGACAAGGAGATTCCCCGCATGACCGGTCGTTTCAATCGACTGTCCCTGACCAGCCTCAGCCCCGAGGACCGGGCCGTCGGCGTCGCCGTCGGCGCCGTGCTCGCCGGCGCCGTCGGGCTGGCGGTGTTCAACCCCCTCTCCGGTGACCGCGCGACCGCCGAGACCCCGGCCCGCGCCGCGGCCGCCGCGCACGTTTCGGGCAAGTCCGCGAAGGCCGCCGGCCTCTCGGCCGCCGAGGCCCGCCGGGAGGGCTTCAAGGTGGCCCCCCACCGCGTCAAGCCGTCCGAAGTGATCAAGATGGCGGAGTCGCAGGTCGGCATCCGCGAGGGCAAGAACGGTCGGACCAAGTACCACAAGTGGTACATGTCGACCCCGCACGCGGCCGAGACCGCCCGGCGCGACGGCGGCGCCGTCGCCGACTACGACGGCGCCCAGTGGTGCAACATGTTCGTCTCCTGGGTCGGCGCGCAGGTCGGCGCCAAGGACATGGGCTGGGACGCCTACACCGTCCAGCACGCCACCTGGTTCAAGAAGGAGGACCGCTGGGGCACCAAGGCCCGGCCCGGCGCGGTCGTGTTCTTCGACTGGAAGGACGGCCGTTCCGGCGGGATCGGCGGCATCCAGCACGTCGGCCTCGTCGTCAAGGACAACGGCGACGGCACGATCGACACCGTCGAGGGCAACACCGGCAACGCCGTCAAGCGGAAGGTCCGCAAGACCTCCCAGGTCGTCGGCTACGGCTACCCCGACTACCGGGGCTGACCCG carries:
- a CDS encoding tyrosine-type recombinase/integrase; the protein is MGLSLSADVEYRNDRLKPYRARVRWVDPVDKRRRSISEAAPDEDAAQKWIDEVMAAAAAGVDPATFTMSLAEYGGCVMPLAMRGLEAKTLDPYLAGWRLRVVPSLGHLPVRRITNGVVDRTVFGWIDEGHGRSTVKNSLAALVRVMEQAVRDGLIGRNPARITGWQRQYRQAFDELDDPRALALPDWAALVKLADALVARSAGRFAGWGEAVVFAACTAARIGEVSGVRVRDIDPGAWVWTVCRQTTPSPGGLVDKATKGRCARRVPLIEEVRPLVARRLDKLQGRPDARLFTGPRGGRLTTAVLRDATHWDEVVTTLGFESLRRHDLRHTGLTWMADAGVPVHVLRLIAGHGSLTTTQRYLHPDLDAIVGAGAALSVHLAK
- a CDS encoding GNAT family N-acetyltransferase, translated to MRETITYLEMTSPDDLVPARPAPVTMEPAGPSLVRDLSLRVGTPHQWPSSTWTDEQWAEHLSRPHHSWALTTTEPAGLARYAVEGDDVEITSFGLLPEWIGRGIGGHALTLTIRKAWTLTPGARRVWLHTSTLDHPHALPNYQKRGLRPYRTEAR
- a CDS encoding pyridoxal phosphate-dependent decarboxylase family protein gives rise to the protein MHDDLDRLPGLLSHHAAALLAGLEDRPAAVVDRPPPPRRPLPAPTGLDGALAEFTERWEPGLSGSAGPRYLGFVTGGVTPAALAGDWLTGVLDQNPTSRLDSSAPALEDETTGWLAEILGLPSHTGMLVSGATMSNATGLAIAREWLGERAGISVADDGVGALGEITVFSAAPHASVHKALSLLGIGRKRLRTVPALPGREAADVTALDEALTALDGRPAIVVANAGTVNTVDFDDLGAISALRDRHPFWLHVDAAFGAFAALSPAHAGLVAALDQADSVCVDLHKWLNVPYDSAVQFTRRRDLQLRVFRNDAPYLGAPGDVPADLTPENSRRFRALPAWFTLRAYGRDGHRAVVERNIAQAHRLGALLETTPGWRLLAPVRLNVVCFAHETRSPDEIIRRASPEVFVTPTTLWGSPGLRAAFSNWRTSDDDVERAHRALLQ
- a CDS encoding SpoIIE family protein phosphatase, whose product is MAEAEGTPVAPAAGTPAPAGAHAAVPDLEDLRGAAHDRAVLSEARVVLARRLGVPPGEALQHLIWLARDLDLELAEAAGLVVGVRDEDAGAGPIGAIMAGRGAPRAEDAGARQAVVSKAEDVLRRVRAEDTAGDAEIIAGLPEDPVARAVLDGTLDGAAHLVPVRGRDGEVVDFLYAELNEVARDLFGRGAEELAGLRLVQTDPGTVLSGLFDAYVEVLETGARLERGSMTHSTAQGGLSRTSRMSVRCVAVPTGVCVTWRYHREEDRQARRLERVERLALLGFGEWDLATGEADWTPQMLANYGLLPDEVPPMPHDLPKVVADDDLPLVEEAVQTLFSRREPVEAEHRVTGQDGTARHLWVFAEPVLDASGLPVSINIVSQDITRRRGVERALAETRRQMLEQRAKTAQERRVAVTLRRAILPDEHELEDLPGLRVALRSLAAESTARIGGDWFATRAMLDGRALFAIGDAAGHGLPAAAAMARTRNGLLGLASTGQPPGKLVGWLNELVGHIQPPATGTAVVARFEPRRRVLEWTCAGHPPPILVRDGRAAPMEVAPDPMLGAVPGWEYATVKTRLKSGDLVFLYTDGLVERRDADLDERIGRLTKILQECSSGPDLVLNEVLARMEHDRAADDTTLFAISVE
- a CDS encoding CHAP domain-containing protein, whose protein sequence is MTGRFNRLSLTSLSPEDRAVGVAVGAVLAGAVGLAVFNPLSGDRATAETPARAAAAAHVSGKSAKAAGLSAAEARREGFKVAPHRVKPSEVIKMAESQVGIREGKNGRTKYHKWYMSTPHAAETARRDGGAVADYDGAQWCNMFVSWVGAQVGAKDMGWDAYTVQHATWFKKEDRWGTKARPGAVVFFDWKDGRSGGIGGIQHVGLVVKDNGDGTIDTVEGNTGNAVKRKVRKTSQVVGYGYPDYRG